A genomic window from Cloacibacillus evryensis DSM 19522 includes:
- a CDS encoding cob(I)yrinic acid a,c-diamide adenosyltransferase, translating to MARFNVITKGGDKGTTSLANGERIAKDDRVVELYGTIDECQAALGMARAFCEDEKTARDIYFIEDYLFGAMAYYAKCDYPAPDPAIIENMAARITEALPEGGMTFVRPGDTRCGSALHLARTIARRAERTATPLFRDGKLEEKAYQFLNRLSDVIYLLSLKVDADAKK from the coding sequence ATGGCGCGCTTCAACGTTATTACAAAGGGCGGAGACAAGGGAACGACTTCGCTGGCGAACGGCGAGCGGATCGCAAAGGACGACCGCGTGGTAGAGCTCTACGGCACGATCGACGAGTGCCAGGCGGCGCTGGGAATGGCGCGCGCCTTCTGCGAGGATGAGAAGACGGCGCGGGACATCTATTTTATCGAGGATTATCTTTTCGGGGCTATGGCATATTACGCCAAATGCGACTACCCCGCCCCCGACCCCGCGATCATAGAGAACATGGCGGCCCGCATTACGGAGGCTCTGCCCGAGGGCGGCATGACCTTCGTGCGCCCCGGCGACACCCGCTGCGGCTCGGCGCTGCATCTGGCCCGTACTATCGCGCGCCGCGCCGAGCGCACAGCGACCCCACTCTTTCGCGACGGCAAACTAGAGGAAAAGGCGTATCAGTTTCTCAACAGGCTCTCCGACGTCATATACCTGCTCTCGCTAAAGGTAGATGCCGACGCGAAAAAATGA
- a CDS encoding GntR family transcriptional regulator, with product MNAGYQTMGCTAVDCIYSGIRKKIISKELQKGQRLAETVIAKEFNVSRTPVREAIRRLANDGLVNIVPGWGAHLVSPTKEEVIDTSMMRQVLEEIAIRKAVQAVTPVYIYKLQEQILLEQKAAAECDVDAYIAANNNFHLVIAEASGSKTLFELLEHVLAKVVTHLLFFDDSLFKFDTNPTLNQHKEIVRALESGDVDLCVKLIKQDIYPWSSEL from the coding sequence TTGAACGCAGGTTATCAGACAATGGGCTGCACCGCTGTAGATTGTATCTACTCGGGGATAAGGAAGAAAATTATTTCCAAGGAACTGCAAAAGGGGCAGCGGCTGGCGGAGACAGTCATTGCCAAAGAGTTCAACGTCAGCAGGACCCCCGTGCGGGAGGCAATACGCCGCTTGGCAAATGACGGGCTCGTAAACATAGTACCCGGCTGGGGGGCCCACCTTGTTTCGCCGACAAAGGAAGAGGTCATCGACACCAGCATGATGCGCCAGGTACTGGAAGAGATCGCTATCAGGAAAGCCGTCCAAGCCGTCACCCCCGTTTATATCTATAAGCTGCAGGAACAGATCCTCCTTGAGCAGAAAGCGGCGGCGGAGTGCGACGTTGATGCGTACATCGCCGCAAACAACAATTTTCACTTGGTTATCGCGGAAGCTTCGGGGAGCAAAACGCTTTTTGAGCTGTTGGAGCATGTGCTTGCCAAAGTAGTAACACATTTACTCTTCTTTGACGATTCCCTGTTTAAATTTGATACTAACCCCACTCTTAACCAGCACAAGGAGATCGTGAGGGCATTGGAGTCCGGGGACGTGGATTTGTGTGTCAAATTAATAAAGCAGGATATCTATCCCTGGTCATCTGAACTATAG
- a CDS encoding DUF2703 domain-containing protein, which translates to MKTITLAHYTMKDIDPAPWTETWDNLVKFGSRMAPKLIPLGFKLKLRKVIMDELTQDNLMTANMVTIECEEAGTPETPIENLLMLELDFTPCAECKTPGGQEFPCRTFTSFGGDVCQALPEEFFMEATLRVAFKSQHECGCHCGDCDSCASGCGDEEAGVRTDDCGGGHHHDNGGKD; encoded by the coding sequence GTGAAGACCATCACTCTGGCACATTATACAATGAAAGATATTGACCCCGCGCCGTGGACCGAAACGTGGGACAACTTGGTTAAATTCGGCTCGCGCATGGCTCCGAAGCTGATTCCGCTCGGCTTCAAGCTCAAACTGCGCAAGGTCATCATGGACGAGCTTACACAGGATAACCTGATGACTGCGAACATGGTGACGATAGAATGCGAAGAGGCGGGAACGCCGGAAACGCCCATAGAAAATCTGCTGATGCTCGAGCTTGACTTTACTCCCTGCGCTGAATGCAAAACGCCGGGCGGACAGGAATTCCCCTGCCGCACCTTTACCAGTTTCGGCGGCGATGTATGCCAGGCCCTGCCGGAGGAGTTTTTCATGGAGGCGACGCTGCGCGTGGCCTTCAAATCACAGCATGAATGCGGCTGTCACTGCGGAGACTGCGACTCCTGCGCGAGCGGCTGCGGCGACGAAGAGGCCGGCGTCCGTACCGACGACTGCGGCGGCGGCCATCATCACGACAACGGAGGTAAGGATTAG
- a CDS encoding aspartate aminotransferase family protein has translation MYESFEKRSVKSKQLFDRAMKVFVEGANSPSRGIATCKPYPIYVRDGKGGRLFDADGNSYIDLMLGFSANIMGHGHPKIVEAVTRAIQGGSHFAACTEIEVKCGEKFLSMIKNADKVRFGNTGTEAVMMAVRLARAVTGKKKILKFEGQYHGWYDGLLANCHTRPVDTMGAKMDPVKMVEGSGIPQEHIENLVICPWNDLEILEKMVKCHKHELAAIITEPIMANVGVILPKKGYLEGLQRIAKENDVLFILDEVVTGFRYGNGCYQDMAGLNPDISTFGKALGAGLPVSAIAGREGYMQEMQWGKALSYGTFNSARLPMEVSYVNMTEMTKDDCAGYRHIHELGEMLINGSRQIIKDLGIPVIVQGYGPMLQYYFTEKEAINDVRDYAEFADKEKYQTFARKLLCRGLYVTSSNGLHHCPCLQHTKEDFAEALNIIEDTFKEMKSEGIL, from the coding sequence ATGTATGAATCGTTTGAAAAAAGAAGTGTAAAATCCAAGCAGCTTTTCGATCGGGCAATGAAAGTTTTTGTCGAAGGCGCCAATTCTCCCTCTCGTGGAATCGCCACCTGCAAACCTTACCCGATCTATGTCCGGGATGGAAAGGGGGGAAGGCTGTTTGACGCGGACGGAAACTCATACATAGATCTGATGCTCGGCTTCAGCGCCAATATTATGGGGCATGGGCATCCTAAAATTGTCGAAGCCGTAACACGGGCGATTCAGGGCGGTTCACATTTTGCCGCCTGCACGGAAATCGAGGTGAAGTGCGGCGAGAAATTCCTCAGCATGATAAAGAACGCGGATAAAGTCCGCTTTGGCAATACCGGTACGGAAGCGGTCATGATGGCGGTCAGGCTCGCCCGCGCGGTAACTGGGAAGAAAAAGATCCTCAAGTTTGAAGGACAGTATCACGGCTGGTATGACGGCCTTTTGGCAAATTGCCACACTCGCCCGGTAGATACTATGGGGGCGAAGATGGACCCGGTGAAGATGGTCGAAGGGTCCGGTATTCCGCAGGAACACATCGAAAATCTTGTTATATGCCCGTGGAATGATCTTGAAATCCTTGAGAAAATGGTTAAATGTCACAAACACGAGCTTGCGGCGATAATTACGGAACCCATTATGGCAAACGTAGGCGTCATCCTTCCCAAGAAGGGCTACCTGGAAGGGCTTCAGCGGATAGCGAAGGAAAACGATGTTTTATTCATATTGGACGAAGTCGTGACCGGCTTCCGCTATGGAAACGGCTGTTATCAGGATATGGCGGGTTTGAATCCTGACATTTCCACTTTCGGCAAGGCTCTCGGCGCCGGATTGCCTGTTTCGGCCATTGCGGGAAGAGAGGGATACATGCAGGAGATGCAGTGGGGGAAGGCGCTCAGCTACGGCACCTTCAATTCAGCAAGGCTGCCGATGGAAGTATCCTACGTGAACATGACGGAAATGACAAAGGACGATTGCGCCGGATATAGACATATTCATGAACTGGGGGAAATGCTCATCAACGGTTCAAGGCAGATCATCAAGGACCTAGGCATCCCGGTTATCGTACAGGGATACGGGCCTATGCTTCAGTATTATTTCACTGAAAAAGAGGCTATAAATGATGTCAGAGACTACGCCGAGTTTGCCGATAAGGAGAAGTACCAGACATTTGCCAGAAAGCTGCTTTGCAGGGGGCTTTATGTTACGTCGTCAAACGGATTGCACCACTGTCCCTGCCTGCAGCACACGAAGGAAGATTTTGCGGAGGCTCTTAATATAATAGAAGATACGTTCAAGGAGATGAAATCGGAAGGGATTCTCTAG
- a CDS encoding saccharopine dehydrogenase family protein has product MAAKKKALHIGAGMVGRCVVHNLLPYFDVRVLDMSDENLEETKKLYPSVEVVKGSALDKEVVSKASEDCDIITAAMPGTIGYKVTKLAIELGKKIASVSAMNGRSDAPYHEIGLRTGGLGISMVGFEPGMSSFFAGRGYYRLDKCEEMYLYVGGGLPINPRPPFNYFTTWSLYDNINQFNQPATVVRGGEAKRIPALSEVMPFEIEDYKDLECFTSDGLGGLFRCFKDVPEMAAYTVRWPGIAAQMRFLNELDLFDEEERRLGKVDQVPRDILMDIFGKKYQRLPGEEDMSILRIVTKGIKGNDRVTYTFEIAQREIPETGYTSMAWTTATTCAIFARAIADGKLTGKGILNCEQLARDDEFYDWVLEEQRKLGIFYKEKVEIEKNAKLWENK; this is encoded by the coding sequence ATGGCAGCAAAGAAAAAGGCACTTCATATTGGCGCAGGTATGGTTGGTCGTTGCGTAGTTCACAATCTGCTTCCTTATTTTGATGTCCGCGTGCTTGACATGAGCGACGAGAATCTGGAAGAAACAAAAAAACTTTATCCTTCCGTTGAGGTAGTAAAGGGATCTGCTCTCGATAAGGAAGTTGTAAGCAAGGCTTCTGAGGACTGCGATATCATCACCGCGGCTATGCCCGGAACCATCGGTTATAAAGTGACCAAACTTGCTATAGAACTTGGGAAAAAGATCGCCAGCGTTTCCGCTATGAACGGCCGTTCCGACGCTCCTTATCATGAGATAGGCCTCCGCACAGGCGGGCTTGGCATTTCTATGGTTGGCTTTGAACCCGGAATGAGCAGCTTTTTTGCCGGCCGGGGGTATTATCGGCTGGACAAGTGCGAGGAAATGTACCTCTATGTCGGCGGCGGCCTTCCCATAAATCCCCGTCCTCCCTTCAATTACTTCACAACATGGTCGCTTTATGACAATATCAACCAGTTCAACCAGCCGGCGACAGTCGTTCGCGGCGGCGAAGCAAAGCGCATACCCGCCCTCAGCGAAGTGATGCCTTTCGAGATCGAGGACTATAAGGACCTTGAGTGTTTCACCAGCGACGGACTCGGCGGGCTTTTCCGCTGCTTCAAGGATGTGCCTGAGATGGCTGCGTACACTGTCCGCTGGCCCGGGATTGCCGCTCAGATGCGCTTCCTCAATGAGCTCGACCTCTTTGACGAGGAAGAACGCCGGCTCGGTAAGGTCGATCAGGTCCCCCGCGACATCCTCATGGATATCTTCGGTAAGAAATACCAGAGACTGCCGGGTGAAGAAGACATGTCCATCCTTAGGATCGTTACAAAAGGCATTAAGGGCAATGATCGAGTGACCTATACATTTGAGATCGCCCAAAGGGAAATCCCTGAGACAGGCTACACGTCAATGGCCTGGACGACGGCCACGACATGCGCCATCTTCGCGCGCGCGATCGCTGACGGCAAACTTACAGGCAAGGGCATCCTCAACTGCGAGCAGCTCGCCAGGGACGACGAATTCTACGATTGGGTTTTGGAAGAGCAGCGTAAACTTGGCATATTCTATAAAGAGAAGGTCGAAATCGAAAAGAACGCAAAGCTCTGGGAGAACAAATAA
- a CDS encoding IS1634 family transposase produces MIRKDSRVYKSGAVKTQVRVVEGYRPGPGCPPKQRTLKNFGYLEDQEDPVAFMAMVREYDENCKNEPVTRLEVPSTLKMYSLSNRVRNYGCRFLEALYNSLEIDGFIERYAAYSGYKGNIPLAEIFKFFVLTRILAPDSKRGSCQMKEEFYGLSCDFSLQDAYRALDVFGDMSQDLQLWLNNEVKRSIGRDMSYAFYDVTNFFFDIDFPDDEGGYRRRGVSKEHRVDPIIQMGLFLDEKGLPACMSLFPGNRSDCMTLKPVMAEVRGNYGLKRLVVVADKGLNTSKNIDMICNNGDGYVVSQVLRGKKGSRYHEAMFDDGGYIQNADGSYRYKLFTEEYTGKDNDGHSVERCRKVLIYWSRADAEMARRKRVEKLLRAENATKNNAYSIQHGCLEYTKEEIRDGHDGHIVKNVRKRLKLDEEKAEADSRFDGYFCIITSEMEYDASKIREVYGGLWRIEQSFRVMKSGLEARPVFVSTQKHILAHFTICFTALLIVRLLQLKMGEDAISAERIAAALGAANCQVLRGGIVHLLDVGGSMAFKKRIGRNGKQVDTLAFSCEDEIALDYAKIQKAFCVDFYDAYPKQEVFNRFLKGIK; encoded by the coding sequence ATGATCCGCAAGGACAGCAGAGTATATAAGAGCGGCGCAGTCAAAACTCAGGTTCGCGTGGTCGAGGGCTACAGACCTGGGCCAGGATGTCCTCCAAAGCAGCGTACTCTAAAGAATTTTGGCTATTTGGAGGATCAGGAGGATCCTGTGGCTTTTATGGCTATGGTTCGCGAGTATGACGAAAACTGCAAGAATGAGCCGGTGACACGGCTTGAGGTTCCTTCTACGCTTAAGATGTATTCACTGTCCAACCGCGTAAGGAATTATGGCTGCAGGTTCCTCGAGGCACTATATAACAGTCTTGAGATTGACGGCTTTATTGAACGGTATGCTGCATACTCTGGATATAAGGGCAATATTCCTTTGGCTGAGATATTTAAGTTTTTTGTGTTGACTCGCATTTTGGCTCCTGATTCCAAAAGGGGAAGCTGTCAGATGAAGGAGGAATTCTACGGCCTGTCATGCGATTTTTCTTTGCAGGACGCATACCGAGCTCTCGACGTGTTCGGAGATATGTCGCAGGATCTCCAACTTTGGCTGAATAATGAGGTGAAGCGCAGCATAGGGCGCGATATGTCTTATGCCTTTTATGATGTTACCAATTTCTTTTTCGATATAGATTTCCCTGACGATGAAGGAGGATACCGCAGGCGCGGGGTTTCTAAGGAACATAGGGTGGATCCTATAATCCAGATGGGGCTATTTCTTGATGAGAAGGGTCTGCCTGCATGTATGTCTTTGTTTCCGGGGAATAGGAGCGACTGTATGACGCTTAAGCCTGTGATGGCAGAGGTGCGCGGGAACTATGGTCTGAAGAGGCTTGTCGTTGTCGCAGATAAGGGATTGAACACTTCAAAGAATATCGACATGATCTGCAATAACGGCGACGGTTATGTCGTGTCTCAGGTGCTGCGCGGCAAGAAGGGCAGCCGCTACCATGAAGCGATGTTCGATGACGGCGGATATATACAGAATGCAGACGGCAGTTACCGTTACAAACTCTTTACAGAGGAGTACACAGGCAAGGACAACGACGGACACTCAGTTGAAAGATGCCGCAAGGTTCTTATTTACTGGAGTCGGGCAGATGCAGAAATGGCTCGCCGCAAGCGTGTGGAAAAATTGCTGCGTGCTGAGAACGCAACAAAAAATAACGCTTATTCTATTCAGCACGGATGCCTCGAATATACAAAAGAAGAGATTCGCGACGGTCACGACGGGCATATAGTAAAAAACGTCAGAAAGAGACTCAAACTGGACGAAGAAAAGGCCGAGGCAGATTCCCGTTTCGACGGTTATTTCTGCATCATCACAAGCGAGATGGAATATGATGCCTCAAAGATACGCGAGGTCTACGGCGGTCTTTGGCGCATCGAGCAGTCTTTTAGGGTAATGAAGTCAGGTCTCGAAGCAAGGCCAGTCTTTGTAAGCACGCAGAAGCATATCCTGGCTCATTTCACTATCTGTTTTACAGCTCTGCTGATAGTGAGGCTGCTGCAGCTAAAAATGGGGGAAGACGCCATCTCCGCCGAACGAATAGCGGCGGCACTTGGAGCGGCGAATTGCCAGGTCCTGCGCGGAGGCATTGTGCATCTTCTGGATGTAGGCGGCAGCATGGCGTTTAAAAAGCGTATAGGGCGCAATGGTAAACAGGTCGACACACTTGCTTTTTCCTGCGAAGACGAGATTGCGCTTGATTATGCCAAGATACAAAAGGCATTTTGCGTTGATTTCTACGATGCTTATCCAAAGCAGGAAGTCTTTAACAGATTTCTTAAGGGGATAAAATAG
- a CDS encoding replication-associated recombination protein A, with amino-acid sequence MAETSLFETGGEENISFEVPLAERMRPRTLDEYAGQGHILAPGRALRSMLDGGKAPSCILYGPPGVGKTTLVRLIARVTGRTLLEINAVSAKVETLRDLLERARGEKKLSGRSAIAFVDEIYHFNSKQQNVLLPAVETGDLILIGTTTENPWFEINKTLLSRMVVYTLEPLKNEDICGLLRRALDDTERGLGRFGVRAETETIERIAALAGGDARQALTRLEASVTAAAMGGGSLLTDEIVAESTGAATQRYDRNSNDHYAVISALIKSMRGSDPDAALYWLARMLEGGDDVRFITRRLCIFAAEDVGLADPMALVVTQNAAAAVDRVGMPEANLILGEAVIYLASAPKSNSAYLAIKAAQQNVREGKIMEVPSHLRNDGEGYVYPHDSPNHWVPQAYMPEVRRFYFPGKLGAEARIEDRLKRLWKRFSTEAEEKQDKEK; translated from the coding sequence ATGGCGGAGACCAGCCTTTTCGAAACCGGCGGAGAGGAAAATATCAGCTTTGAGGTGCCTCTTGCAGAGCGTATGAGGCCGCGCACCCTCGACGAATACGCGGGGCAGGGGCACATACTGGCTCCGGGAAGGGCCCTGCGCAGTATGCTTGACGGAGGCAAAGCCCCCAGCTGCATACTCTACGGGCCGCCGGGAGTGGGAAAGACCACGCTGGTCCGCCTCATCGCCCGCGTCACCGGGAGGACGCTGCTTGAGATAAACGCCGTCAGCGCGAAGGTGGAGACGCTGCGCGACCTGCTTGAGCGCGCGCGGGGAGAAAAAAAGCTCTCCGGACGCTCCGCGATCGCCTTCGTCGATGAAATATATCACTTTAACAGCAAACAGCAGAACGTTCTGCTCCCGGCCGTCGAGACCGGCGATCTCATCCTTATCGGCACGACGACGGAAAACCCCTGGTTCGAGATAAACAAGACGCTGCTCTCACGAATGGTCGTCTATACCCTTGAACCGTTAAAGAACGAGGATATCTGCGGGCTGCTCAGGCGCGCGCTGGACGATACGGAACGCGGCCTCGGCCGCTTCGGCGTGCGCGCTGAGACGGAAACAATCGAACGGATCGCCGCGCTCGCCGGAGGCGACGCGCGGCAGGCGCTGACTCGGCTGGAGGCCTCCGTAACGGCGGCGGCGATGGGCGGCGGCTCGCTGCTTACCGACGAGATCGTCGCCGAGAGCACCGGCGCCGCCACGCAGCGTTACGACAGAAATTCCAACGATCACTACGCCGTCATCTCCGCGCTGATAAAGAGCATGCGTGGCTCCGACCCCGACGCCGCGCTTTATTGGCTCGCGCGGATGCTTGAGGGCGGCGATGATGTCCGTTTCATCACGCGCCGCCTCTGCATATTCGCCGCGGAGGACGTCGGCCTCGCGGACCCGATGGCGCTTGTCGTCACGCAGAACGCCGCCGCCGCCGTCGACCGCGTCGGCATGCCTGAGGCGAACCTGATCCTCGGCGAGGCCGTCATCTATCTCGCCTCCGCGCCGAAGAGCAACAGCGCCTACCTCGCGATCAAAGCGGCGCAGCAGAATGTCCGCGAGGGGAAAATAATGGAGGTCCCGAGCCACCTGCGCAACGACGGTGAGGGATATGTCTATCCGCATGACAGCCCGAACCACTGGGTGCCGCAGGCCTACATGCCGGAGGTGCGCCGCTTCTACTTCCCCGGCAAACTGGGCGCGGAGGCCAGGATAGAGGATCGCCTTAAACGCCTGTGGAAGCGCTTCTCAACGGAGGCGGAGGAAAAGCAGGATAAAGAGAAATAG
- a CDS encoding alanine/glycine:cation symporter family protein: MNIGDQIEHLLEYVAWTILWNKYFAVMFLVLGLYLTIGLRFFQFRRFGDIMRNTIGTLFRKKDTVKKESSNNVSSFGAFATALGSTVGNGNIAGVASAIAIGGPGAIFWMWMCALVGMATKMSEIVLTQTYKQKDNTGISRGSAAYYIQKGLVEEKGWKWCKVLSVVFTVAMLSAFYFTPGPYVVAESVQAGFNLSATGAIIFSFIYVILQFIIILGGIKRIIKFAESAVPFMVVAYFGVAFFLILKDIPATIEAFKSIFYYAFNPTAAVGGFAGASIIMTLQVGVARSVYSNEAGWGSAPIIHAAADVDHPARQGLWGAFEVFVDTIIVCTITGLMVVITGVWQAGEGGAGSVGKALSHVYGPVGGMALAIFIFIFSLTTSTGWYAYLEALVGFMVRDKPAETRRKIVKFITCTGPLFGLGATMFFFSHGTVPAVAWMVLDIQSAIPVYVNVIALTLLSPVIFKKVREFETDFLDPEKAAREAARGKLAKE, translated from the coding sequence ATGAATATCGGGGATCAAATAGAGCATCTGCTTGAATACGTGGCATGGACGATATTATGGAATAAGTATTTTGCCGTGATGTTCCTTGTGTTGGGGCTCTATCTTACCATCGGCCTTCGTTTCTTCCAGTTTCGCCGTTTTGGGGATATTATGCGCAACACGATCGGAACTCTCTTCCGTAAAAAAGATACGGTAAAAAAAGAGAGCAGCAACAACGTCTCGTCCTTCGGCGCTTTTGCCACGGCTCTCGGAAGCACCGTCGGCAATGGCAACATAGCCGGAGTCGCCAGCGCCATCGCGATAGGCGGCCCAGGCGCCATATTCTGGATGTGGATGTGCGCTCTTGTCGGCATGGCGACAAAAATGAGCGAGATCGTCCTTACTCAAACCTATAAACAGAAAGACAATACCGGTATTTCGCGCGGGAGCGCTGCATATTACATTCAGAAGGGCCTTGTCGAAGAGAAGGGCTGGAAGTGGTGCAAGGTCCTTTCCGTCGTCTTTACGGTGGCGATGCTCTCCGCTTTCTACTTCACTCCCGGGCCTTATGTGGTAGCGGAATCCGTCCAGGCCGGATTCAACCTCTCCGCAACGGGCGCGATCATTTTTTCCTTCATCTACGTGATACTTCAGTTCATCATCATTCTCGGCGGCATAAAGCGTATAATCAAGTTTGCCGAGAGCGCGGTGCCGTTTATGGTCGTGGCATATTTTGGCGTGGCGTTCTTCCTTATCCTGAAAGACATCCCCGCCACCATTGAGGCATTCAAATCCATTTTCTACTATGCCTTCAATCCCACGGCGGCGGTCGGCGGGTTTGCCGGAGCCAGTATCATCATGACATTACAGGTCGGCGTTGCCAGAAGCGTTTACAGCAATGAAGCCGGTTGGGGCAGCGCCCCTATCATCCACGCCGCCGCCGATGTCGACCATCCGGCGCGCCAGGGGCTTTGGGGCGCATTCGAGGTGTTCGTAGATACAATAATCGTCTGCACGATCACCGGTTTGATGGTCGTTATAACAGGCGTGTGGCAGGCGGGCGAGGGCGGTGCGGGTTCCGTCGGGAAAGCGCTCAGTCATGTATATGGGCCCGTCGGCGGGATGGCTCTGGCAATCTTTATATTTATCTTCTCGCTTACTACTTCAACAGGCTGGTATGCCTACCTTGAAGCTCTCGTCGGCTTTATGGTACGAGACAAGCCCGCCGAAACCCGCAGGAAGATCGTCAAATTCATCACCTGCACCGGCCCGCTCTTCGGGCTCGGCGCCACGATGTTTTTCTTTTCACACGGCACGGTCCCGGCAGTTGCCTGGATGGTCCTTGATATCCAGTCCGCGATACCGGTCTATGTCAACGTCATCGCCTTGACGCTGCTCTCGCCGGTCATCTTCAAAAAGGTCAGAGAGTTCGAGACAGATTTCCTCGATCCTGAAAAAGCGGCCCGCGAAGCAGCCAGAGGCAAGCTGGCTAAGGAGTGA
- a CDS encoding HAD family hydrolase, with protein MCIKEPFWSPAGASGFLLDWDGVIAETKLDFSGIREKYYGGRRAMLLEEAFTLEPEAREAMFKELAELEMAGAEGAVPVPGAFELIEWLNKNNVPYCILSRNLTEVIRRGAEVIGLDLPPRTWGRDNMEWVKPDPRALLAAAGAIGADPRRCVYVGDFLYDLQGARRAGMRAVLVQRDEPRWSCWADVVYPLLTGLVEALHSPEPVVPWEYREIYAKKGERWLHNAASFIFSVPGDPSPTTDCWLARAASLGVGGFYVDPEKIFTPDDWKKNPSFDTSAMGLKWSEVVSGFLAPRYPLARVVTECEAPLNAPKNSLDIMRFIERKKI; from the coding sequence ATGTGCATAAAGGAGCCTTTTTGGAGCCCCGCCGGGGCTTCAGGATTTTTATTGGATTGGGACGGCGTAATCGCCGAGACTAAGCTTGATTTTTCCGGCATCCGTGAGAAATATTACGGCGGCCGGCGCGCGATGCTGCTTGAGGAGGCCTTTACTCTGGAGCCGGAGGCGCGCGAGGCGATGTTCAAAGAGCTGGCTGAACTTGAGATGGCCGGAGCCGAAGGCGCTGTACCCGTTCCGGGAGCCTTCGAGCTGATAGAGTGGCTGAATAAAAACAACGTCCCCTACTGTATTCTTTCGCGCAACCTCACGGAGGTGATCCGGCGCGGGGCGGAGGTGATCGGCCTCGACCTGCCGCCGCGGACCTGGGGAAGGGACAACATGGAGTGGGTCAAGCCCGACCCGCGCGCCCTGCTCGCGGCTGCCGGCGCGATCGGCGCGGACCCGCGCCGTTGCGTTTACGTGGGCGATTTCCTATATGACCTTCAGGGGGCGCGGCGCGCCGGAATGCGCGCGGTGCTGGTACAGCGGGACGAGCCGCGGTGGAGCTGCTGGGCCGATGTGGTCTACCCGCTGCTGACCGGACTCGTCGAGGCGCTGCATTCGCCGGAGCCGGTAGTGCCGTGGGAATATCGGGAGATATACGCCAAAAAGGGCGAACGCTGGCTCCACAACGCCGCCTCCTTCATATTTTCCGTGCCCGGCGACCCCTCGCCGACGACCGACTGTTGGCTCGCCCGCGCCGCCTCGCTGGGGGTGGGAGGGTTTTACGTCGACCCGGAAAAGATCTTTACGCCGGACGATTGGAAAAAGAATCCCTCCTTCGACACCTCGGCGATGGGGCTGAAATGGTCAGAAGTCGTAAGCGGCTTCCTGGCGCCGCGTTATCCTCTGGCAAGGGTCGTCACGGAGTGCGAAGCGCCGCTTAACGCGCCGAAGAACTCGCTCGACATAATGCGTTTCATCGAACGTAAAAAGATATAA